The Microbulbifer sp. TB1203 nucleotide sequence TCGTCCTGGATCACCGCCATATCGCCGGTCCTCAGCCAGCCGTCACTATCGATGGACTCCGCCGTAGCCTCGGGGCGCTGCCAGTAGCCCTTCATTACCTGCGGGCCGCGCACGCACAGCTCACCCGGGGAGTTGTTGGGCAGGTCGTTGTCGTTTTCGTCGATCACTTTCACTTCGGTACCCGGAACCGGTACACCCACGGTACCCATCTGCACCGCTTCCGTGGGGTTGAAGGAAACCACCGGAGAGGTTTCTGTCAGGCCGTAGCCCTCGGTCACCGGGCAGCCGGTTATTTTTTTCCAGCGGTTGGCGGTATCGCGGGTGAGCGCCATGCCGCCGGAACAGGTGGTGTGCAGCTTGCTGAAATCCAGGTTGGCGAAATCCGGGTTGCGCATCAGGCCGTTGAACAGGGTATTGAGACCGGCAAAGCCGGTAAAGCGCAGCCCTTTGAGAGTCTTCACGAACGCCGGAATATCCCGCGGATTGGGGATCAGCAGGGAGTGGTTGCCGGTGGCGAACAGGCACATGCAGTGAATGGTGAAGGCGTAGATATGGTACAGGGGCAGCGGTGCCACATAGAGTTCCGCACCCTCTTTCATGGAATCGCCCAGGGCCTCGCGCACCTGTTCCATATTGGCCACCAGGTTGCGGTTGGTGAGCATGGCGCCTTTGGCCACGCCAGTGGTGCCGCCGGTGTACTGCAGCACGGCGATATCGTCCGGCGTCCGCTGTACGTCGCTGTGGGGCTGCTTGCCACCCAGGGCCATGGCGTCCCGGAAGTTCACCTGGTTGGCGAAGGAGAATTCGGGCACCATTTTCTTGATGTACTTGGCGACGCTGTTGATCAGCACCCGTTTGACCGGGCTGTGCAGGTCGGCGATTTCACTGACGATCACCTGCTCGACGCCGGTCTCGGGAACCACCTGGGAAGCGGTATCGGCGATATTGGCGAGCACCACCAGCGCCTTGGCACCGGCGTCGTTGAGCTGGTGTTTCAGCTCGCGCTGGGTGTACAGGGGATTGGTATTCACCACCACCAGCCCAGCGCGCAGGGCGCCGAACACGACTACCGGGTACTGCAGCACATTGGGCAGTTGCACGGCGATGCGATCGCCGGGCTCCAGGTCGGTGTGGTTTTGCAGGTAGGAGGCAAACTTTGCGCTCAGTTTGT carries:
- a CDS encoding AMP-binding protein, with product MDIERSILEVFSDACARFSDRPAFTCLGQTLSIGDIDKLSAKFASYLQNHTDLEPGDRIAVQLPNVLQYPVVVFGALRAGLVVVNTNPLYTQRELKHQLNDAGAKALVVLANIADTASQVVPETGVEQVIVSEIADLHSPVKRVLINSVAKYIKKMVPEFSFANQVNFRDAMALGGKQPHSDVQRTPDDIAVLQYTGGTTGVAKGAMLTNRNLVANMEQVREALGDSMKEGAELYVAPLPLYHIYAFTIHCMCLFATGNHSLLIPNPRDIPAFVKTLKGLRFTGFAGLNTLFNGLMRNPDFANLDFSKLHTTCSGGMALTRDTANRWKKITGCPVTEGYGLTETSPVVSFNPTEAVQMGTVGVPVPGTEVKVIDENDNDLPNNSPGELCVRGPQVMKGYWQRPEATAESIDSDGWLRTGDMAVIQDDGYIRIVDRKKDMIIVSGFNVYPNEIEDVVSTHDKVAEAAAIGIPDEKSGELVKLFVVKADPSLTEEEVLAYCRENMTAYKVPKQVEFREELPKTNVGKILRRALRDEELKKSETPVSA